The proteins below come from a single Hirundo rustica isolate bHirRus1 chromosome 6, bHirRus1.pri.v3, whole genome shotgun sequence genomic window:
- the DEGS2 gene encoding sphingolipid delta(4)-desaturase/C4-monooxygenase DES2 isoform X1, which translates to MGNRVTRDDFEWVYTEQPHTQRRKEILAKYPEIKTLMGPDPHLKWIVSGMVFMQLLACYLVKDLSWKWIFFWAYAFGGCINHSLTLAIHDISHNVAFGNKQAKWNRWFAVFANLPIGIPYSASFKKYHIDHHRYLGGDSLDVDIPTDFEGWFFCTPLRKLLWLFLQPLFYSLRPLYVNPKAITRMEILNALVQFSIDLIIYYLWGLKPVIYLIAGTILCLGFHPISGHFIAEHYMFLKGYETYSYYGPLNWLTFNVGYHMEHHDFPSIPGCRLPMVKKIAAEYYDNLPHHQSWIRVLWDFVFDDTLGPYSRVKRLCKLAKES; encoded by the exons ATGGGGAACCGTGTCACCCGCGACGACTTCGAGTGGGTCTACACGGAGCAGCCCCACACGCAGCGCAGGAAGGAGATCCTGG CAAAGTATCCAGAGATCAAGACCCTGATGGGACCAGATCCACACTTGAAGTGGATTGTATCTGGAATGGTTTTCATGCAGCTGCTGGCATGCTACCTGGTGAAAGACTTATCttggaaatggattttcttcTGGGCTTATGCATTTGGGGGTTGCATCAACCATTCCCTGACCCTTGCCATCCATGATATTTCACACAACGTGGCCTTTGGGAACAAGCAGGCCAAGTGGAACCGATGGTTCGCAGTCTTTGCCAACTTGCCCATTGGCATCCCGTATTCTGCCTCCTTCAAGAAGTACCACATTGACCATCACCGCTATCTGGGAGGGGACAGCTTGGATGTGGACATTCCCACAGACTTTGAGGGCTGGTTTTTCTGCACACCGCTTCGGAAACTGCTTTGGCTGTTCCTCCAACCTCTGTTCTACAGTCTGAGACCACTGTATGTGAACCCCAAAGCAATTACACGGATGGAAATTCTCAATGCTCTCGTCCAGTTTTCTATAGACCTCATCATTTACTACCTGTGGGGGCTCAAACCTGTTATTTACTTAATAGCAGGTACAATTCTTTGCTTGGGTTTTCATCCCATTTCTGGGCACTTCATAGCAGAACACTACATGTTCCTGAAAGGGTATGAGACGTACTCTTATTACGGACCTCTGAACTGGCTCACCTTCAATGTAGGCTACCACATGGAGCATCATGACTTCCCCAGCATTCCTGGATGCAGGTTGCCCATG GTGAAGAAGATTGCAGCAGAATACTACGATAACCTCCCACATCACCAGTCCTGGATTCGAGTTCTGTGGGACTTTGTTTTTGATGACACTCTTGGTCCTTATTCAAGGGTTAAGAGACTGTGCAAGCTGGCAAAGGAAAGCTAA
- the DEGS2 gene encoding sphingolipid delta(4)-desaturase/C4-monooxygenase DES2 isoform X2, which produces MGPDPHLKWIVSGMVFMQLLACYLVKDLSWKWIFFWAYAFGGCINHSLTLAIHDISHNVAFGNKQAKWNRWFAVFANLPIGIPYSASFKKYHIDHHRYLGGDSLDVDIPTDFEGWFFCTPLRKLLWLFLQPLFYSLRPLYVNPKAITRMEILNALVQFSIDLIIYYLWGLKPVIYLIAGTILCLGFHPISGHFIAEHYMFLKGYETYSYYGPLNWLTFNVGYHMEHHDFPSIPGCRLPMVKKIAAEYYDNLPHHQSWIRVLWDFVFDDTLGPYSRVKRLCKLAKES; this is translated from the exons ATGGGACCAGATCCACACTTGAAGTGGATTGTATCTGGAATGGTTTTCATGCAGCTGCTGGCATGCTACCTGGTGAAAGACTTATCttggaaatggattttcttcTGGGCTTATGCATTTGGGGGTTGCATCAACCATTCCCTGACCCTTGCCATCCATGATATTTCACACAACGTGGCCTTTGGGAACAAGCAGGCCAAGTGGAACCGATGGTTCGCAGTCTTTGCCAACTTGCCCATTGGCATCCCGTATTCTGCCTCCTTCAAGAAGTACCACATTGACCATCACCGCTATCTGGGAGGGGACAGCTTGGATGTGGACATTCCCACAGACTTTGAGGGCTGGTTTTTCTGCACACCGCTTCGGAAACTGCTTTGGCTGTTCCTCCAACCTCTGTTCTACAGTCTGAGACCACTGTATGTGAACCCCAAAGCAATTACACGGATGGAAATTCTCAATGCTCTCGTCCAGTTTTCTATAGACCTCATCATTTACTACCTGTGGGGGCTCAAACCTGTTATTTACTTAATAGCAGGTACAATTCTTTGCTTGGGTTTTCATCCCATTTCTGGGCACTTCATAGCAGAACACTACATGTTCCTGAAAGGGTATGAGACGTACTCTTATTACGGACCTCTGAACTGGCTCACCTTCAATGTAGGCTACCACATGGAGCATCATGACTTCCCCAGCATTCCTGGATGCAGGTTGCCCATG GTGAAGAAGATTGCAGCAGAATACTACGATAACCTCCCACATCACCAGTCCTGGATTCGAGTTCTGTGGGACTTTGTTTTTGATGACACTCTTGGTCCTTATTCAAGGGTTAAGAGACTGTGCAAGCTGGCAAAGGAAAGCTAA
- the DEGS2 gene encoding sphingolipid delta(4)-desaturase/C4-monooxygenase DES2 isoform X3 gives MGNRVTRDDFEWVYTEQPHTQRRKEILAKYPEIKTLMGPDPHLKWIVSGMVFMQLLACYLVKDLSWKWIFFWAYAFGGCINHSLTLAIHDISHNVAFGNKQAKWNRWFAVFANLPIGIPYSASFKKYHIDHHRYLGGDSLDVDIPTDFEGWFFCTPLRKLLWLFLQPLFYSLRPLYVNPKAITRMEILNALVQFSIDLIIYYLWGLKPVIYLIAGTILCLGFHPISGHFIAEHYMFLKGYETYSYYGPLNWLTFNVGYHMEHHDFPSIPGCRLPMVCHSECSE, from the exons ATGGGGAACCGTGTCACCCGCGACGACTTCGAGTGGGTCTACACGGAGCAGCCCCACACGCAGCGCAGGAAGGAGATCCTGG CAAAGTATCCAGAGATCAAGACCCTGATGGGACCAGATCCACACTTGAAGTGGATTGTATCTGGAATGGTTTTCATGCAGCTGCTGGCATGCTACCTGGTGAAAGACTTATCttggaaatggattttcttcTGGGCTTATGCATTTGGGGGTTGCATCAACCATTCCCTGACCCTTGCCATCCATGATATTTCACACAACGTGGCCTTTGGGAACAAGCAGGCCAAGTGGAACCGATGGTTCGCAGTCTTTGCCAACTTGCCCATTGGCATCCCGTATTCTGCCTCCTTCAAGAAGTACCACATTGACCATCACCGCTATCTGGGAGGGGACAGCTTGGATGTGGACATTCCCACAGACTTTGAGGGCTGGTTTTTCTGCACACCGCTTCGGAAACTGCTTTGGCTGTTCCTCCAACCTCTGTTCTACAGTCTGAGACCACTGTATGTGAACCCCAAAGCAATTACACGGATGGAAATTCTCAATGCTCTCGTCCAGTTTTCTATAGACCTCATCATTTACTACCTGTGGGGGCTCAAACCTGTTATTTACTTAATAGCAGGTACAATTCTTTGCTTGGGTTTTCATCCCATTTCTGGGCACTTCATAGCAGAACACTACATGTTCCTGAAAGGGTATGAGACGTACTCTTATTACGGACCTCTGAACTGGCTCACCTTCAATGTAGGCTACCACATGGAGCATCATGACTTCCCCAGCATTCCTGGATGCAGGTTGCCCATG GTGTGTCATTCAGAATGTTCTGAGTAA